AAAAATTGACCGCTCAGTACGAGATTGACGAGATCTGGCTAAAGCCGGAGTTGGCACTGCCGGAGCTTTTGCATACAACGGCCTACTCTGGAGAGACTTTGGGCTCGCCGTTAATTTGCCCCCGAGAATTGGTACCTTCGATCTCGAGGTATTACTTGATGGATTACAAGAACAAGCTATACACACCGGCAAATACCGTTGCGGCTTTTGTGGGCGTGCCACACGACTTGGCTGTGCAATATGCTGAGAAATACTTCGGTGACTGGGAATCTAGTCATCCTCCAAGAAACCATGTACCCTCCATATATACCGGTGGCGAGACTTGCATCCCACCTGGGCCTGTCTTCGGAAACTTGCCAGAACTAGCACATATTCAAATTGGTTTTGAAGGGCTGCCCATTGATCATCCGGACATCTACGCTCTGGCCACTTTGCAAACCCTGCTTGGAGGAGGCGGCTCATTCAGTGCAGGCGGCCCTGGTAAGGGCATGTACTCCCGATTGTACACCCACGTATTGAACCAGTATTACTTTATCGAAAACTGCGTTGCATTCAATCACTCATACTCGGACTCAGGTATCTTTGGTATATCAGTGTCGTGCATACCGcaagctgcttctgaagctgTCAGGGTCGCTTTGGAACAGTTTACTAATACGTTTGCTAATGAAAAATTGAGATTAACAGAGGAAGAGGTTTCTCGTGCCAAGAATCAACTGAAATCGTCCCTTTTGATGAATCTCGAATCAAAGTTGGTAGAACTGGAAGACATGGGAAGGCAAGTTCAACTTCACGGACGCAAGGTCCCAATACAAGAAATGATCGCTAATGTCGAGAAGTTGACACCTCAGGATATTTCTCGTGTGGCAGAAACTGTCTTCACTGGTAAAGTAAACAATAATCCTGCTTCGAGTGGAAAGGCTACAATTGTAATGCAAGGTCAAAGGGAATTGTTTGGAGATGTACAAGCCCAGTTAACGGAATTCGGTTTGGGCAACTCCACCAGACTCTCAGACACGAAAAGTACAATTAAAAAATCAAGGTGGTTTTAAACATGAAATGAAAAATGTCATTATTCTACTATACATGATACAAAGGTGGCACACAGTCGTGCGTGTGCCATCCCACTTAGTATCTCCTAAAATGGAGGTATAATAGTCTCCACCTCCCTGTATATAAAACGTTGAGAATCCAACGCTGATCTGGGATTTTATGCATCAAATTCGCTCGAGCGGCGAATAAGCTCTCATTTAGCGCCTGCCAATGACTCGTATTTTTGCCTCCAATATAAGGAttccttttcttgatcttctaTTTTTTCCTGTAAATTAGTGTTATCTCGGACAGTTTTTCTCAAAGTTAACTCCTGCTGGGCAATACGTCTTTCCATCAtgctgatctgctcaaCGTATTGTAGGAGTTGTTCCTCGGTTTTTTTCTTACCCTCTTTTgctgcttcaagattttgAGCGTCGGAAGAACTCTTGCGATTCAGTTCCTCGATTATTCGTTCAAGGTTTCttgttttcttcttttcctcatATTTCAGTTCAGATTCGCTGGAAACAAGAGTTTCGAGTTCGTGAATTCTAGATAACCATGCCTCTTTTTCAGAGGAGTCTGCTAGCTGGGCTGTTAAATCATCTATTTTGCTAGAAAGCAGAGAGTTCTTTTTTACCTCAGATTGGTTCTCCTCATAAAGATCGATGTTTTTCTGTTTCTCCTCCTTCAAATACTTCTTTAGTGTATCAACATCGCTGTGCAATTGCTTCACTAAAGACTCGTTCCTCTTGTCCTGCTCTCCATACAACCTTGACGtctcttcaagatatttgaCTCTATCTGCAAGATCGCTCTTCTCGCCGGAAACTTTCTCTAGTGCTTCGCTGGTGCTTTGATACTGCTGCTTCAGCCGTTCAATTTCCTGCTCCAGATGTGATTTCTGCGCTGAAAGCACATCCAAATTTGTGGTAATCGTTCTGACG
The sequence above is drawn from the Torulaspora globosa chromosome 5, complete sequence genome and encodes:
- the MAS2 gene encoding mitochondrial-processing protease subunit alpha (ancestral locus Anc_5.268) translates to MLRNATKRAFSKLSSSTFQLSKLPNGLKVATSGEPGHFSALGLYVGAGSRFESRNCKGCTHILDRLAFKSTKNIDGRTFAETLELLGGNYQCTSSRETMMYQASVFNQDVEKMLNLMCETVRYPKITQEELAEQKLTAQYEIDEIWLKPELALPELLHTTAYSGETLGSPLICPRELVPSISRYYLMDYKNKLYTPANTVAAFVGVPHDLAVQYAEKYFGDWESSHPPRNHVPSIYTGGETCIPPGPVFGNLPELAHIQIGFEGLPIDHPDIYALATLQTLLGGGGSFSAGGPGKGMYSRLYTHVLNQYYFIENCVAFNHSYSDSGIFGISVSCIPQAASEAVRVALEQFTNTFANEKLRLTEEEVSRAKNQLKSSLLMNLESKLVELEDMGRQVQLHGRKVPIQEMIANVEKLTPQDISRVAETVFTGKVNNNPASSGKATIVMQGQRELFGDVQAQLTEFGLGNSTRLSDTKSTIKKSRWF